In the genome of Fimbriimonadia bacterium, the window CAGTGGAAAGTTGCGGGTGGGACTGCGGGGAATGGGTTCTTTGAGCCGAGGGCCTAGGTCTCGATGCGGCTCGCGATAAGCTCTGCGACTTTGGTGAGCATCTCTTCGTCGGAGTGGTCGAAGGCACCGACTTCGTGACCGTCCGCGTCAATCTGACCCAGAATGGCACCCTCGGAGTTCCGGATCAGGACCACGATTTCGGACCGCGTTTCGAGGCTGCAGGCAAGGTAATTGTCGAGCGCACGCACGTCGGCCACGAGCTGATTCCGTCCCTCGGCGACTGCCGTACCGCAGACGCCTCGGCCAGTCGGAATGATGGTGTGCTCGGTGGGGGCTCCGACGTAAGGTCCCAGTTCGAGGCGGTCGCCGCGCAGCCAGTAGACACCGACCCAGTCGTACGCGGGCAGTGCCGCCAAGCGCTCCATGCACTGAGCGACGAACTTATCCCCTCGTGAGGGCAACGCGCGAAGGTCGCTGAGAACTCGATCGGCCTGTTCGGGAGTCACCATGTCGTCAGTGTACCGGCAGCCTGCAATCGCGAAGACGCCTGCTCTGGAGCCTTACGAGCCCCGACTGGGTCGGACTTGCATCGTTCAGCAGGAGGAGCGACGGAGAGCCAATCGGTGACTACCTGACCGCAGTCCGCAAGCGCTTCGGCCAATGGATCCTCGACACGGCCCGAG includes:
- a CDS encoding GAF domain-containing protein; this encodes MVTPEQADRVLSDLRALPSRGDKFVAQCMERLAALPAYDWVGVYWLRGDRLELGPYVGAPTEHTIIPTGRGVCGTAVAEGRNQLVADVRALDNYLACSLETRSEIVVLIRNSEGAILGQIDADGHEVGAFDHSDEEMLTKVAELIASRIET